DNA sequence from the Pirellulales bacterium genome:
CCGTTCTATGAATTCTTCGGTCAAGCGCCGTTGATATCTATCTCTGCCGACCAGCGGCGGCCTTTGCCGTCTGCGAACTGGGTCGGGACCGTGCACCACGGTTTGCCGGCTGACGGCCTGCCGTTCAGTCCCGTCGCAACGGGTAGCTATTTGGCCTTTCTTGGGCGCATCGCGCCGGAGAAGCGCCCGGATCGCGCCATCGAAATTGCCGACCGGCTCGGATTGCCCCTAAAGATCGCGGCCAAAATAGACAAGGCCGATCAATCGTATTGGGAAGCCGTGGTCAAGCCTCTGGTCAAGAAAAGCCGGAATGTCGAATTCGTCGGCGAGATCAACGAAGCGACGAAGCCCGATTTTCTCGGCAACGCGCTGGCGCTGCTGTTTCCAATTGATTGGCCGGAGCCATTCGGGCTGGTCATGATCGAGGCAATGGCCTGCGGCACGCCCGTGATTGCGTTCCGCCGAGGATCGGTGCCCGAGATCATCGAGCACGGCGTTTCGGGTTTCATTGTCGATGACGT
Encoded proteins:
- a CDS encoding glycosyltransferase family 4 protein, producing the protein MTEELVRQGHEVTLFASGDSRTGAAVVPCSEAALRLDPLIRDPLSYHLMMMDEVGRRAAEFDVLHFHTDLVHFPLLRHLGKPTLTTVHGRLDLADLKPFYEFFGQAPLISISADQRRPLPSANWVGTVHHGLPADGLPFSPVATGSYLAFLGRIAPEKRPDRAIEIADRLGLPLKIAAKIDKADQSYWEAVVKPLVKKSRNVEFVGEINEATKPDFLGNALALLFPIDWPEPFGLVMIEAMACGTPVIAFRRGSVPEIIEHGVSGFIVDDVDGAVQAVAQVEMLPRAEVRRCFERRFTAERMARDYLAIYRALTKGDVVERERLQDNEPALLRSAA